The Candidatus Zixiibacteriota bacterium DNA segment TTGAGATCTGAGATCAGACCCTTATCATTGATCACTATAACTGCGTCTTTCACGGAACTGATCAGCCCGGAGAGCATTTTCTCCCGGTCCACCAGAGTTGTCTCTATCAATTTACGATACGTGATGTCGCGCAGTGTCACCAGGTATGCCTGCTCTCCCCTCCACTGGATCGCGACTGCTCTCATTTCGGCAGTGGCCACACTCCCGCTGGCTTGCGGAATGCTGAGTTCTGCTGGGGAACCAGATATAATCGAAAAACCGAACGGCTCTCCAATCAAATTTCCTGACTTGCGATTGAGCAAGACGCCGGCTGCGGGATTGGCGAATTTCACCACTCCTGCTTGATCCACCACCAGCATGGCGTCAGCGCTTTTAGCTACGATCTGATACAAGTGCTGCTTGTCTATAGCCGGGTCACTTATTGCTGTCCTTGTTGATTTCTTAGTGCCAGACATCTCGATAATCACTCCCGGAAAGATTGGTGAACGTTCGCCGTCAACCGGTGCAAAGTCGCAATGCATCGTAGCGAATCTTGTCTTTAGTTCTATTTATCGGCTTGGCGTGTCGATAATGCAGGGTGGAAAATTGGGGGGGATGGGGGTGTACTGAATCACCTGTGAGATTTCGAGCAGGAGATCGATATGGTGATCTCTCAGCCGCCCGGCGCCACAAGGTGAGCGTAAATTGCCACGCTTTGCTCGCAGTGACAATGTCCGGGGTTTATCAACAAGTCCCTCCATGCGTGCGAATTACGATGATAACGAAGTGTCTCACGAGGTCTGATTTATCTGCATGACGCGTTTAACTGACTGGTAGCTCGACTCGGAATGTGGTCCCCTTGCCGGGTTCGCTTGTAGCGGAGATACTGCCCCCATGAACATCAACAATTTTTGCGCATGTTATCATCCCAAACCCATGGCCATCCGGTTTTGTGGTCTGTTGCTCCGGAACATCTATTACAGGCGCTTGATTGACACAATATTCTATGGCGCCCATTTCGGGGGCTGATCCGCAATAATCGTAGCCAAGATAAAGTCCCGTATTAATGGCCGGTGAGCCGCCCTGGAGGCTAAAATCACCACCTGCTGGATTGACAAATAGTGGATCTGCGGAAATGCCCCCTGCGGAATCGACTACTCCGCTCGAATCGAATCCGTCATTGTCATCGTCGCCTGTTGGGGAGACAAAGTAATTGACACAAAGTGCTGGCGCTGCACACAGTGTGAAGCTGAGTGCAGTCAGGAACAGCGGAAGCAACCAGCTGCGGAAAATGCTGGCAGGTCGAATCGCATGTCTGAGTCTAACCGGATGTTTCGCAGTACATTCCATACTTAAGTCTTGTATCGGCACTCGTGCCAATATCCTTATTAGCGAAGAGTCAGTTCTACTGGTCTATTCAGTAGTGCGGGAAGCAGATGGCAGCGTTATAGGGACAGATAGAGTAGATGATACGAGCGTAGTTGCTTTGAGGTCAGGTCGTTGTTTCAACAAGAAACAATGGGGCCATCTATGATGTCACAAGAAAAGTCAGGATATGTGTCCTGACTTTTTCTTTATATGATTCTTGAGGCAATTATGCGGAACGTCTCGGTTGTAACGCATTGGTGCTTTCTTTTAGGGGGTGCTGTATTTTCTCGGCACGTCTTCGAGCATCAGTATTGAGGATTGTCTTTCTAATACGAATAGATTTCGGAGTCACTTCAACCAGCTCATCATCTCTGATCCATCCCATTGCCTGCTCTAACGTCATCTTACGAGGGACATCAAGTGTGACAGCTATATCCTTTGTTGATGACCGATGGTTGGTAAGATGCTTCCGTTTGGTCGGGTTGCAGATTATATCCATATTTCTTGAGTTTTCGCCGACAATCTGACCGGCATAGATTCTTTCTGCGGGTTCAACGAAAATGACCGACCGCTCCTGAAGCCCTTCCAGGGCATAGGCCGTGGCAGTACCCGTTTCGATACTAACGACAGAACCTTTAGTTCCCTGTACGAGATCACCACGCCACGGACCGTAGCGAATAAAGCGGGATGCCATTATTCCGAGACCACGTGTGTCTGTCAAGAACTCCGACCTGTATCCGATTAGGCCACGTGTAGGAATTTCGAATTCTATACGAATAGTATTCGTACCGGCATTCTCAACTGATGTCAAATCACCCTTACGCTTGGCTATTTTTTCAATGATGATTCCCTGATGTTCTTCGGGAACATCTATGATAAGCTGTTCAATCGGTTCCAGTACATTTCCATTCCCGTCAAGATGTGTGATGACTTCCGGGCGGGAAATACAGAACTCAAGTCCTTCTCGTCGCATCTCTTCAATTAAGATAGCCAAATGAAGTTCGCCCCGTCCGGAGACTTTCACACCATCTGGGCGACCGATATCTGCCATTCGAAGCGCAACATTCACACGAAGTTCTCTTACGAGTCGTTCTTTCAGCTGACGGAGCATAATCGCCGTGCCATCCTGTCCTGAGAATGGTCCATTGTTGACCAGGAAGAACATTGAAAGAGTAGGTTCTTCGATCTCGAGAGGTTTCAGTGCTTCTTTGGTATCTTCATTCTTGGAAAAGGTATCGCCAATTCCAATCTCCGGCGGCCCGGCTAGCCAGACAATATTGCCGGCGGAAATTTCATCGGTTTCGACGCGAGTCAGGCCGCGAGTCATCCACATATGGATACCCTTTGCCTTTGACGAGGAATCGAACTCCCAACCTTTATCTCGAGATGATTTGTCTTTCAGCCTTGTAACCATGCGGGTGAAATCTTCACCTTTCCTTAAAGTACCTCGGAGAACACGCCCACAGCCAATTTGACCGATATAGTCACTCCAATCAAGGGAACTGACCTGCATTAAGAATTCACCATCTTGATTGACTTGTGGAGGAGGAACTTCGTCGATGATTGTCTGAAAGAGGGCATCCATTCCTTTGCGCCCTTCTTTGTCCAAATCACTGACAAACCATCCTTCAAGACCGGAGCCATAGAGTACCGGGAAATGGGCCTGGTTATCGGTTGCACCTAATTCTATAAAGAGGTCAAATGTCTTATTCAGGGCATAATCCGGCTGGGCATTCGGACATTCGACTTTGTTGATAATGACAATCGGGCGAAGTCCGAGCTTCAGGGCGCGCATGAGCACATAACGGGTTTGAGGCATCGGCCCTTCACTGGCATCAACTAGAAGCAGAACCGAGTCAACCATAGAGAGTACTCGTTCCACTTCGCCGGAGAAATCGGCATGACCGGGGGTATCAATGATATTTATCAGGTAATCATTCCATGATACGGTGCAGTGTTTTGAACGAATGGTAATACCGCGTTCACGTTCCAGTACATTGTTGTCCATGAGCCGTTCGGCAACTTCCTGGTTTTCGCGGAAAGTCCGCGTAGCTTTGAAAACAGAATCTATGAGTGTCGTTTTGCCGTGATCAATATGGGCAACAATGGCAAGATTTCGGATGCGAGCAATATCAGTCATCAGTCAATGCACCTTTCATACACACTATATCTGTGCAGCAACTTATTCCAATAGAACCTGATGGTTGAATCTTCAGGGAATAATTGCGCAGAAAAAACCCGAATAGACATTTCGCCATCCGGGGAATTACGAAAAGCTAATAATATAGGGCTTAGTTAGAATTTGTCAATGAAAAGTATTATGAGAGTTTCCTCATTTTCCGAAAAACGATAATTCCACTTACTCAAATCACCAATTCACTGATCAGAAATCGATTATAGCAAATCACCAAGGGGAAATGAGGAACGTCCTGAAAGTAATACGCCCGAATTGACCGGTGACGGGCCAAGAAAATCGTTGACATGCAGACTCCAAAATAGTAGAATTTGGTTTACACGGT contains these protein-coding regions:
- a CDS encoding PAS domain-containing protein — its product is MHCDFAPVDGERSPIFPGVIIEMSGTKKSTRTAISDPAIDKQHLYQIVAKSADAMLVVDQAGVVKFANPAAGVLLNRKSGNLIGEPFGFSIISGSPAELSIPQASGSVATAEMRAVAIQWRGEQAYLVTLRDITYRKLIETTLVDREKMLSGLISSVKDAVIVINDKGLISDLNPAAEKMFLREAKELLNAPFDLLIPAANREQHSSVPST
- the typA gene encoding translational GTPase TypA produces the protein MTDIARIRNLAIVAHIDHGKTTLIDSVFKATRTFRENQEVAERLMDNNVLERERGITIRSKHCTVSWNDYLINIIDTPGHADFSGEVERVLSMVDSVLLLVDASEGPMPQTRYVLMRALKLGLRPIVIINKVECPNAQPDYALNKTFDLFIELGATDNQAHFPVLYGSGLEGWFVSDLDKEGRKGMDALFQTIIDEVPPPQVNQDGEFLMQVSSLDWSDYIGQIGCGRVLRGTLRKGEDFTRMVTRLKDKSSRDKGWEFDSSSKAKGIHMWMTRGLTRVETDEISAGNIVWLAGPPEIGIGDTFSKNEDTKEALKPLEIEEPTLSMFFLVNNGPFSGQDGTAIMLRQLKERLVRELRVNVALRMADIGRPDGVKVSGRGELHLAILIEEMRREGLEFCISRPEVITHLDGNGNVLEPIEQLIIDVPEEHQGIIIEKIAKRKGDLTSVENAGTNTIRIEFEIPTRGLIGYRSEFLTDTRGLGIMASRFIRYGPWRGDLVQGTKGSVVSIETGTATAYALEGLQERSVIFVEPAERIYAGQIVGENSRNMDIICNPTKRKHLTNHRSSTKDIAVTLDVPRKMTLEQAMGWIRDDELVEVTPKSIRIRKTILNTDARRRAEKIQHPLKESTNALQPRRSA